The Mytilus trossulus isolate FHL-02 chromosome 3, PNRI_Mtr1.1.1.hap1, whole genome shotgun sequence genome contains a region encoding:
- the LOC134710800 gene encoding collagen alpha-1(XIV) chain-like translates to MLNLLSNILLSLLVCDFKFIECACHDKVDVVYLVDSSGSVGSTNFNKEKEFINNSLSQFVIGYNDALVGVVTFSTRPYEQFKLNAFLDKPALKYAITKIPYLAGNTHTAEAINFVNNNMFIPSSGDRPDAQNVLVVLTDGHSGDPSKTLQEANRLKQRNTVIIAVGIGSGVSKSELNGLVSDPSNVFFVNDFNALKQIHDVVHSVACNLGPCVDVDLACSGYGPNTFVCTTYKGWATINCAHYCGFCHANTATTHGEDVTKLENLCSCVDVIPNCNKYGPTVCVGTYKPWASRNCAYYCNLCNALFAVVPVVGK, encoded by the exons atgttgaACTTGTTAAGTAATATTCTACTGTCTCTGTTAGTCTGTGATTTTAAGTTTATTGAATGTG ctTGTCATGACAAGGTAGACGTAGTTTATCTTGTCGATTCATCCGGTTCAGTAGGATCAACAAATTtcaataaggaaaaagaattcaTCAACAATTCCCTTTCACAATTCGTTATTGGATATAATGATGCCCTGGTGGGTGTTGTTACGTTTTCAACGCGTCCATATGAACAGTTTAAACTCAACGCATTTCTTGACAAACCTGCTTTGAAATATGCAATTACAAAAATTCCATATTTGGCTGGAAACACCCACACAGCTGAGGCCATTAATTTTGTcaataataatatgtttatacCTTCCTCCGGAGACAGACCAGATGCACAAAACGTATTGGTGGTTCTTACAGATGGACACTCAGGTGATCCTTCCAAAACACTTCAAGAGGCTAATCGTCTAAAACAAAGGAACACTGTTATTATAGCTGTAGGAATAGGGTCTGGCGTttcaaaatcagaattaaatGGCCTGGTGTCCGATccttcaaatgtattttttgtaaatgactTTAATGCTTTGAAGCAAATTCATGATGTTGTCCACTCAGTAGCATGTAATCTTG GACCTTGTGTGGATGTCGATCTCGCCTGTAGCGGATACGGACCgaatacatttgtatgtacTACATACAAGGGATGGGCAACGATCAATTGTGCACATTACTGTGGATTTTGTCAcg CTAACACAGCAACAACTCATGGAGAAGACGTTACTAAGTTGgaaaacttgt GTTCCTGTGTTGACGTTATACCAAACTGTAACAAATATGGCCCAACAGTATGTGTAGGAACTTACAAGCCATGGGCATCCAGAAACTGTGCATATTATTGTAACTTATGTAACG CGCTATTCGCAGTAGTTCCAGTTGTTGGAAAGTAG